The following are encoded together in the Actinomycetota bacterium genome:
- a CDS encoding DUF1232 domain-containing protein has protein sequence MRNLLIAIAVVALLWVVAIAALWVFGRKVAAKQLARAIPDLVRLCRGLMRDDRVPFGSKVLVGAALVWLLSPIDLVPEFIPLLGPLDDVIVVGLVLRHLIKRAGPDVVQEHWQGDPRLLRTTLRLAGLRRSEMPPLNG, from the coding sequence GTGCGGAACCTGTTGATCGCGATCGCCGTCGTGGCCCTCCTCTGGGTGGTCGCGATCGCGGCGCTCTGGGTCTTCGGGCGGAAGGTCGCCGCGAAGCAGCTCGCACGCGCGATCCCCGACCTCGTGCGACTGTGCCGCGGGCTCATGAGGGACGATCGGGTGCCGTTCGGGTCGAAGGTGCTGGTAGGCGCCGCGCTCGTGTGGCTGCTCTCGCCGATCGACCTCGTGCCCGAGTTCATCCCGCTGCTCGGTCCGCTCGACGACGTGATCGTGGTCGGCCTGGTGTTGCGGCACTTGATCAAGCGGGCCGGGCCCGACGTCGTGCAGGAACACTGGCAGGGCGATCCCCGGTTGCTGCGGACGACCCTGCGCCTGGCGGGTCTCCGCCGATCCGAGATGCCGCCGCTCAACGGTTGA
- a CDS encoding HAD-IC family P-type ATPase has product MAATTTAEAPHVDPERGLSSAEVAERVARGEVNDVPAAPTRTVAQIVRANVFTRFNAILGAMLAIILVVGPLQDALFGIVLIANAGIGIVQELRAKRTLDRLTLLTAPKARVVRDGDLHEVAVGDVVLDDVLDLGAGSEIVVDGEVLASRGLEVDESLLTGESDAVEKSPADEVLSGSFVAAGAGRYRATKVGAEAYAVQLAEDARRFTLTRSELRSGIDTILTYVTWAIVPTAALLFFSQIRARGDWREAMSGAVAGTVAMVPEGLVLLTSLAFAVAVVRLAQRKVLVQELPAVEGLARIDVLCIDKTGTLTEGKLAVQEVEPLDGDETGIETVLAALAAADPSPNATTNAIAERFPEPSGWRATDGVPFSSSRKWSASAFEGQGAWFLGAPDVMLTAVDGADELRDRVRVIADQGHRVLLVAHAQALTDERLPADLEPAGLVVLGDRPRPDAADTLRYFREQDVTVKVISGDDPRTVGAIAGQLGLEGADEPIDARELPEGQGDLAEVLESHSVFGRVTPQQKRSMVQALQSRGHTVAMTGDGVNDALALKDADIGVAMGSGSDATRAVAQLVLLDSTFDSLPPVVAEGRRVLGNIERTSGLYLNKTVYAMLISLATGVLGFVFPFLPRHLTLIGAVTIGIPSFFLALAPNTDRFRPGFVRRVLRFAIPTGTLASIATLLAYGLAREEPGVTLMEAQTTAVMVLTWIGLLVLTILSAPLTRARLALIWTMAGMFIVALTWGPTETFFALDPPPLMVWLAGFGIAAIVWSFARLFVPGEAPVGPRARDVLIAGGTTDDSRDKSSRLD; this is encoded by the coding sequence ATGGCCGCGACCACGACCGCCGAGGCGCCACACGTCGACCCCGAACGTGGGCTCTCGTCCGCAGAGGTCGCGGAGCGCGTCGCGCGCGGGGAAGTCAACGACGTGCCCGCCGCTCCCACGCGCACGGTCGCCCAGATCGTGCGGGCCAACGTCTTCACACGGTTCAACGCGATCCTCGGCGCGATGCTTGCGATCATCCTCGTGGTTGGGCCGCTGCAGGATGCCCTGTTCGGCATCGTGCTGATCGCGAACGCCGGCATCGGCATCGTGCAGGAGCTGCGCGCCAAGCGCACCCTCGATCGGCTCACGCTGCTCACCGCGCCGAAGGCCCGCGTGGTCCGCGACGGCGACCTGCACGAGGTCGCGGTCGGCGACGTGGTGCTCGACGACGTGCTCGACCTCGGCGCCGGTTCGGAGATCGTCGTCGACGGGGAGGTGCTCGCGAGCCGGGGTCTCGAGGTCGATGAGTCGCTGCTCACCGGTGAATCGGACGCCGTGGAGAAGTCGCCGGCCGACGAGGTGCTGAGCGGGTCCTTCGTCGCCGCGGGTGCGGGGCGGTACCGCGCCACCAAGGTCGGAGCCGAGGCCTACGCGGTGCAGCTGGCCGAGGACGCCCGCCGGTTCACCCTCACCCGGTCGGAGCTTCGTTCCGGCATCGACACGATCCTCACGTACGTGACATGGGCGATCGTGCCGACCGCCGCGCTGCTGTTCTTCAGTCAGATCCGGGCTCGAGGCGACTGGCGCGAGGCGATGTCGGGGGCGGTCGCCGGCACGGTCGCGATGGTGCCGGAAGGCCTCGTGCTCTTGACGTCGCTCGCGTTCGCCGTCGCCGTCGTGCGGCTCGCCCAGCGCAAGGTGCTCGTCCAGGAGCTCCCCGCCGTCGAGGGTCTCGCTCGCATCGACGTGCTCTGCATCGACAAGACCGGCACGCTCACTGAGGGGAAGCTCGCGGTACAAGAGGTCGAGCCGCTCGACGGCGACGAGACCGGCATCGAGACGGTGCTCGCTGCTCTGGCCGCTGCGGATCCCTCGCCCAACGCCACGACGAACGCGATCGCGGAGCGCTTCCCCGAGCCCTCGGGATGGCGGGCCACCGATGGAGTGCCGTTCTCGTCGTCGCGGAAGTGGAGCGCCTCGGCGTTCGAGGGGCAGGGTGCATGGTTCCTCGGCGCCCCCGACGTGATGCTGACGGCGGTCGACGGAGCCGACGAGCTGCGTGACCGCGTGCGGGTCATCGCCGACCAGGGTCACCGAGTGCTGCTCGTGGCCCACGCACAAGCGCTGACCGACGAGCGGCTTCCGGCCGACCTCGAGCCTGCGGGACTCGTCGTGCTCGGCGACCGACCGCGTCCCGACGCGGCCGACACGCTCCGCTACTTCCGGGAACAGGACGTGACCGTGAAGGTGATCTCCGGAGACGACCCCCGAACGGTCGGGGCGATCGCCGGCCAGCTCGGGCTCGAGGGCGCTGACGAGCCGATCGACGCCCGCGAGCTCCCCGAAGGCCAGGGCGATCTGGCCGAGGTGCTCGAGTCGCACTCGGTATTCGGCCGGGTCACGCCGCAGCAGAAGCGCTCGATGGTGCAGGCCCTGCAGTCCCGAGGGCATACGGTCGCGATGACCGGCGACGGCGTGAACGATGCCCTCGCGCTGAAGGACGCCGACATCGGCGTCGCGATGGGCTCGGGTAGCGACGCCACCCGGGCCGTGGCACAACTGGTGCTCCTCGACTCGACGTTCGACTCGCTGCCGCCGGTGGTCGCCGAGGGCCGTCGGGTGCTCGGGAACATCGAACGCACGAGCGGGCTCTACCTGAACAAGACCGTGTACGCGATGCTGATCTCCCTCGCGACTGGGGTGCTCGGGTTCGTCTTCCCGTTCCTGCCGCGGCACCTGACGCTGATCGGGGCCGTGACGATCGGCATCCCGTCGTTCTTCCTGGCGCTCGCGCCCAACACCGACCGGTTCCGCCCCGGGTTCGTGCGCCGGGTGCTGCGGTTCGCGATCCCGACCGGCACGCTCGCGTCGATCGCGACCCTGCTCGCCTACGGGCTCGCGCGCGAGGAGCCGGGCGTCACGCTGATGGAGGCGCAGACGACCGCGGTCATGGTGCTGACGTGGATCGGATTGCTGGTGCTGACGATCCTCTCGGCGCCGCTGACCAGGGCGAGGCTGGCCCTGATCTGGACGATGGCGGGGATGTTCATCGTCGCGCTCACGTGGGGGCCGACCGAGACGTTCTTCGCGCTCGATCCCCCGCCGCTGATGGTATGGCTCGCGGGGTTCGGTATCGCGGCGATCGTCTGGTCGTTCGCCCGCCTGTTCGTGCCGGGGGAGGCGCCCGTCGGTCCCCGGGCTCGCGACGTGCTGATCGCCGGCGGCACCACCGACGACTCGCGTGACAAGTCGTCTCGGCTGGACTAG
- a CDS encoding ABC transporter permease, giving the protein MSTTAVTRRAPSSAVTSFVVASRYMPVYIAILLLIVVAAIWAPATLRAPSLRAIAPFGTFLAIAALGQMLVIMTGGIDLSVPGTVTLAAVLVVGVGDASDERIWTAIGAALLAAALVGLVNGILIGGLGLNALIVTLAVGQIVSGLAFRYYTGVAIQTPVPSGLSEWTSTRFLGVTRTFWVGVVLTAALIVIFRFTTPGRRFQVVGANPVASWIAGLRVNLNQVAAYVIAAMFYAAAAILLAAFLKTPSTSLGVPYLLGPIAAVVIGGASLTGGLASPLSTWAGAFFLAGLNQMMRVMGLSTALQFVVFGLVIVGGMLVSGDRIIRGVEQVLRERRHPDVPAALSAGTTGERTDEGGSE; this is encoded by the coding sequence ATGAGCACCACCGCCGTGACCCGCCGAGCCCCTTCCTCGGCCGTTACGTCGTTCGTCGTCGCGTCGCGATACATGCCCGTGTACATCGCGATCCTGCTGCTGATCGTCGTCGCGGCGATCTGGGCGCCAGCGACCCTGCGCGCGCCGTCGTTGCGAGCGATCGCGCCGTTCGGCACGTTCCTCGCGATCGCCGCGCTCGGCCAGATGCTCGTGATCATGACGGGCGGCATCGACCTCAGTGTGCCGGGCACCGTCACCCTTGCGGCGGTACTCGTGGTCGGGGTCGGCGACGCGTCCGACGAGCGCATCTGGACGGCGATCGGCGCCGCTCTGCTCGCCGCAGCTCTCGTCGGTCTCGTGAACGGCATCCTGATCGGAGGCCTGGGGCTCAACGCGCTGATCGTCACGCTCGCCGTGGGCCAGATCGTGAGCGGCCTCGCCTTCCGCTACTACACGGGTGTCGCGATCCAGACGCCGGTGCCTTCGGGACTCTCGGAGTGGACGTCGACGCGGTTCCTCGGCGTGACGCGGACGTTCTGGGTCGGCGTTGTGCTCACCGCGGCACTGATCGTGATCTTCCGGTTCACCACGCCGGGTCGGCGGTTCCAGGTCGTCGGCGCGAACCCCGTGGCGAGTTGGATCGCCGGCTTGCGCGTGAACCTCAACCAGGTGGCCGCGTACGTGATCGCGGCGATGTTCTACGCGGCAGCCGCGATCTTGCTCGCCGCGTTCCTCAAGACGCCCAGCACCAGTCTCGGTGTGCCGTACCTGCTCGGACCGATCGCGGCGGTCGTGATCGGCGGCGCATCACTGACCGGAGGATTGGCGAGCCCGCTCTCGACATGGGCGGGCGCGTTCTTCCTCGCGGGCCTCAACCAGATGATGCGCGTGATGGGGCTGTCCACCGCCCTGCAGTTCGTCGTCTTCGGGCTCGTGATCGTCGGCGGCATGCTGGTGTCGGGCGACCGGATCATCCGCGGGGTCGAGCAGGTACTCCGTGAGCGGAGACATCCGGATGTGCCGGCGGCGCTGAGCGCCGGCACGACGGGCGAGAGAACGGATGAAGGGGGTAGCGAATGA
- a CDS encoding substrate-binding domain-containing protein — protein sequence MQRFRFVGVVLAFTLLVAACSDDGGDAQGSTDTATASAAGSELSEYGESVDADPALVEKALGPVEDVPDVVLASIARADQDLDQATIDTALECWNNVECDTGSGGEMIMGVADGGRGNVWRQVTHMEAILQALTYPEIGTIVSRDAQWDEDPAVAEADIRFLIQRGVDFIIGYPDQGTNIAGAILEAEAAGIPYIPYSAGWVGLPGDEGALVPGEDYTAIVGEDLCALGESFADVLNTEVGNGKIGIMGGTPGNALSAGWQRCMQPALDSGVKPVGPPADTYWVNDFALQSVLGWLSKDPDIKGYAYEYADGMYTALDAYEELDVPVKDITVVVRTDEQTLFCDWVERNEPSYKIFFSAGGNFQSRVAVTAAMLKLQGAEIPAEIVVPHVMREVTADNCDPDRVTPTVSGTSLVPDEVLAQMYPEG from the coding sequence ATGCAACGGTTCAGGTTCGTCGGTGTCGTCCTCGCGTTCACGCTGCTGGTCGCGGCGTGCAGCGACGACGGCGGCGACGCGCAAGGCAGCACCGACACCGCTACGGCCAGCGCGGCCGGGAGCGAGCTGTCGGAGTACGGGGAGAGCGTCGACGCCGATCCGGCGCTGGTGGAGAAGGCGCTGGGACCCGTCGAGGACGTGCCCGACGTCGTCCTCGCGTCGATCGCCCGTGCCGATCAGGATCTCGACCAGGCCACGATCGACACGGCGCTCGAGTGCTGGAACAACGTCGAGTGCGACACGGGCAGCGGCGGCGAGATGATCATGGGCGTCGCCGACGGCGGCCGTGGGAACGTGTGGCGTCAGGTCACGCACATGGAGGCGATCCTCCAGGCGCTCACGTACCCGGAGATCGGCACGATCGTCTCCCGTGACGCCCAGTGGGACGAGGACCCCGCGGTCGCTGAGGCGGACATCCGCTTCCTGATCCAGCGTGGGGTGGACTTCATCATCGGGTACCCCGACCAGGGCACGAACATCGCCGGCGCGATCCTCGAGGCCGAGGCCGCCGGTATCCCCTACATCCCGTATTCCGCGGGGTGGGTCGGACTCCCGGGTGACGAAGGTGCCCTGGTGCCCGGCGAGGACTACACAGCGATCGTGGGCGAGGACCTGTGCGCCCTTGGCGAGAGCTTCGCCGACGTCCTCAACACCGAGGTCGGCAACGGCAAGATCGGGATCATGGGCGGCACGCCCGGCAACGCGCTCTCGGCGGGCTGGCAGAGGTGCATGCAGCCCGCGTTGGACAGCGGGGTCAAGCCCGTCGGTCCTCCCGCGGACACTTACTGGGTGAACGACTTCGCCCTGCAGTCCGTACTCGGGTGGTTGTCGAAGGACCCCGACATCAAGGGGTATGCCTACGAGTACGCCGACGGCATGTACACCGCGCTCGACGCGTACGAGGAGCTCGACGTCCCCGTGAAGGACATCACGGTCGTGGTCCGTACCGACGAGCAGACGCTGTTCTGCGACTGGGTGGAACGCAACGAGCCGAGCTACAAGATCTTCTTCTCGGCCGGCGGCAACTTCCAGTCGCGGGTCGCCGTGACCGCGGCGATGCTGAAGCTCCAAGGCGCGGAGATCCCCGCCGAGATCGTGGTGCCGCACGTGATGCGTGAGGTCACCGCGGACAATTGCGATCCCGACCGGGTGACGCCCACGGTGTCGGGCACCAGCCTGGTGCCCGACGAGGTGCTCGCCCAGATGTACCCGGAGGGATGA
- a CDS encoding sugar ABC transporter ATP-binding protein, whose product MNHRPLDERSTAPELVLELRGVSRQFGAVRALSGVSVDCRAGEVHAIVGENGSGKSTLLGIASGAVDPDRGTVTIGGKRLRRDSPAQARALGLAMAYQDTSLILAQPVKNNLYLSAPPEQRPRFWRRKKWARSVLAGFDLDIELFPDAPAGMLTLADRQLFEVAKALVTDPKVLLLDEPTTALGPHEVEALHRTLAACRERGVGVVYVSHRLPEVLEIADRITVLRDGTNQGTFDASTTSEHELVDLIVGRAFEAAFPPSAPESAVRNDVLVVDGLQGQSFGPVSFTLESGEVVGVAGAEGNGQPQLFDCLAGRQPPRAGRVVCHDDELMLISTHEAVRAGIMMLPGDRKHEALMPVLGVRVNATLQSLKRFGVFGFLRRRKERATVQELVDRLEIRTPSLEQPVGFLSGGNQQKVAVSRTFLREPAVILAYEPTQGVDVGSRFDIYAALRSRSNAGTAILVKSSDPIELSGLCDRVLVMSRGTIVEEIPGDELDELRIVEAIVRGPGMSRAGRSPLGVAMPKSSSGDGGGHAGGGAG is encoded by the coding sequence ATGAACCACCGCCCTCTCGACGAACGGTCGACGGCCCCGGAGCTCGTGCTCGAGCTCCGGGGCGTCTCCCGTCAGTTCGGCGCCGTTCGGGCGCTGAGCGGTGTCAGCGTCGACTGCCGCGCCGGCGAGGTGCATGCGATCGTCGGCGAGAACGGTTCGGGCAAATCCACCCTCCTCGGGATCGCGAGCGGCGCCGTCGATCCCGACCGCGGCACGGTCACGATCGGCGGGAAGCGGCTGCGCCGGGACTCGCCCGCACAGGCGCGGGCGCTGGGGCTCGCGATGGCCTACCAGGACACCTCGCTGATCCTCGCGCAACCCGTCAAGAACAACCTCTACCTCTCCGCGCCGCCAGAGCAGCGCCCGCGCTTCTGGCGGCGCAAGAAGTGGGCTCGCTCGGTCCTCGCGGGCTTCGATCTCGACATCGAGCTGTTCCCCGATGCTCCGGCCGGCATGCTCACCCTGGCCGACCGTCAGCTCTTCGAGGTCGCGAAGGCACTCGTGACCGACCCGAAGGTGCTGCTCCTCGACGAGCCGACCACGGCGCTCGGCCCGCACGAGGTCGAGGCGCTGCATCGGACCCTCGCCGCCTGCCGCGAGCGGGGCGTGGGCGTCGTCTACGTGAGCCACCGCCTGCCCGAGGTCCTCGAGATCGCCGACCGCATCACGGTCCTGCGTGACGGCACGAACCAGGGGACCTTCGACGCCTCGACGACGAGCGAGCACGAGCTGGTCGATCTGATCGTCGGTCGCGCCTTCGAGGCCGCCTTCCCGCCGTCTGCGCCCGAGAGCGCCGTACGCAACGACGTATTGGTGGTCGACGGGCTGCAGGGTCAATCGTTCGGTCCCGTGAGCTTCACCCTCGAGAGCGGGGAGGTGGTCGGCGTCGCGGGCGCCGAAGGGAATGGGCAACCGCAGCTCTTCGACTGCCTCGCCGGACGCCAGCCGCCGCGCGCGGGCAGGGTCGTCTGCCACGACGACGAGCTGATGCTGATCTCGACGCACGAAGCCGTGCGCGCGGGCATCATGATGCTTCCCGGCGATCGCAAGCACGAAGCCTTGATGCCGGTACTCGGCGTGCGAGTGAACGCCACGCTCCAGTCGCTGAAGCGGTTCGGCGTGTTCGGGTTCCTGCGCCGCCGCAAGGAGCGAGCGACCGTGCAGGAGCTCGTCGACCGACTCGAGATCCGCACGCCCTCGCTGGAGCAGCCGGTCGGGTTCCTCTCCGGCGGCAACCAGCAGAAGGTCGCCGTCTCCCGAACGTTCCTCCGTGAGCCTGCCGTGATCCTCGCGTACGAGCCGACCCAGGGGGTGGATGTCGGCTCCCGCTTCGACATCTACGCGGCGCTGCGCTCGCGCAGCAACGCCGGCACCGCGATCCTCGTGAAGTCGAGCGACCCGATCGAGCTGAGCGGCCTCTGCGACCGGGTGCTCGTGATGTCGCGCGGCACGATCGTCGAGGAGATCCCGGGCGACGAGCTCGACGAGCTGCGCATCGTCGAGGCGATCGTCCGCGGCCCGGGCATGTCGCGCGCGGGACGGTCCCCGCTCGGCGTCGCGATGCCGAAGTCGTCCTCCGGTGACGGTGGCGGACACGCAGGCGGTGGCGCCGGGTGA
- a CDS encoding amidohydrolase family protein, which produces MSTQAGTRPPGGPSSGATTVDTARIAVRKVLRDARDKNKWRKIVRFRLWMPVVLQLLLIAAVAGYTTSRFEGFINTSNVTNILILAAPLAMVAMGQTHALLVGYLDLSVGAMVTIGVVVASFLIGPDTTTSQILLGAGAVFLCALAVGAVNAVLVVGLKIPSIIATLATLSILNGISLTLRETPGGIINRDFTEWLRTGLGPMPIIFVVCIVVAAVLDYWLHATGQGLQLRATGFDDVSAKRNGVRTKWVRVRALLLSAIFATVAAFFVMTRSGIGNAAIGDSYALNSITAAVLGGAALSGGRATFLGALVASVLLALIISALPFLGLSAEHGLIIIGVLVLLGIVLFQLGDLKELVKRNYKRARRLAIGSRPPKQAEIPDLYPSGVDFRVTPTGTKVIAGGTVLSLDPHVGEFATADVLIEGDRIVEVRPGIGPIADAEVIDATGMIVMPGFVDTHRHIWEGLLRNIGTDVPLEGRSSYISYVLHKLAPAYRPEDSYVGDLLSAMGAIDAGVTTLLDWSHIQGSPAHTDAVVQALKDSGLRAVFAYGFPWWGKWEERQPSWFVRAANEHFATKDQLLSLALAAPGPEFTDFEVTRDHWKLARETGARITTHVGVGSYGRDGKVQEFGEAGLLGPDTTYIHCTTLNDTELQMIVDSGGTVSLASPVEMMMGHGMPPIQKFLDRGLRPSLSVDVETNVPGDMFNQMRSVLALQRAIATAEGSTALTTREVLACATIEGAKANGLESITGSLTPGKFADVIMLRTDRINVTPLNDPATAVVAGMDTGNVDTVLIAGRVMKRHGELLHVDWPSLKRLSAESRDHVIAKSGFRSPSI; this is translated from the coding sequence GTGAGCACGCAGGCGGGCACGAGACCACCCGGTGGTCCGAGCTCCGGCGCCACGACCGTCGACACAGCGAGGATCGCGGTCCGCAAGGTGCTTCGCGACGCCCGAGACAAGAACAAGTGGCGCAAGATCGTCCGCTTCCGGCTCTGGATGCCGGTGGTGCTCCAGCTCCTTCTGATCGCCGCGGTCGCCGGGTACACGACCTCCCGGTTCGAGGGCTTCATCAATACCTCGAACGTCACGAACATCCTGATCCTCGCCGCGCCGCTCGCGATGGTCGCGATGGGACAGACGCACGCACTGCTCGTCGGATACCTCGACCTGTCGGTGGGAGCGATGGTCACGATCGGCGTCGTGGTCGCCTCGTTCCTGATCGGGCCCGACACGACCACGTCCCAGATCCTGCTCGGGGCCGGGGCGGTGTTCCTCTGCGCTCTCGCCGTGGGGGCGGTGAACGCCGTCCTCGTCGTCGGTCTGAAGATCCCATCGATCATCGCCACGCTCGCCACGCTCAGCATCCTCAACGGCATCTCGCTCACGTTGCGCGAGACGCCCGGGGGCATCATCAACCGCGACTTCACGGAGTGGCTGCGCACCGGCCTCGGCCCGATGCCGATCATCTTCGTCGTCTGCATCGTCGTGGCAGCGGTGCTCGACTACTGGCTCCACGCGACGGGTCAGGGCCTGCAGCTGCGAGCGACGGGTTTCGACGATGTCTCCGCCAAGCGCAACGGGGTCCGCACGAAGTGGGTCCGCGTGCGTGCGCTCCTGCTGTCGGCGATCTTCGCCACCGTCGCGGCGTTCTTCGTGATGACGCGGTCCGGCATCGGGAACGCGGCGATCGGCGACAGCTACGCCCTGAACAGCATCACCGCCGCGGTGCTGGGCGGCGCGGCGCTCTCGGGTGGGCGGGCGACGTTCCTCGGCGCACTCGTCGCGTCGGTGCTCCTCGCGCTCATCATCAGCGCCCTGCCGTTCCTCGGACTGAGTGCTGAACACGGCCTGATCATCATCGGCGTCCTCGTGCTGCTGGGCATCGTGCTCTTCCAGCTCGGCGACCTGAAGGAGCTCGTGAAGCGGAACTACAAACGCGCGCGCCGTCTCGCGATCGGGAGCCGGCCTCCGAAGCAGGCGGAGATCCCCGACCTGTATCCCTCAGGCGTGGACTTCCGCGTCACGCCGACCGGGACGAAGGTCATCGCGGGTGGCACCGTGCTGAGCCTCGATCCTCACGTGGGCGAGTTCGCGACCGCCGACGTGCTGATCGAGGGAGACCGCATCGTCGAGGTTCGCCCCGGCATCGGTCCGATCGCCGACGCCGAGGTGATCGACGCGACCGGCATGATCGTGATGCCCGGGTTCGTGGATACGCATCGGCACATCTGGGAGGGCCTGCTGCGCAACATCGGGACCGACGTCCCGCTCGAGGGGCGATCCAGCTACATCTCCTACGTGTTGCACAAGCTCGCGCCCGCGTACCGTCCCGAGGACTCGTACGTTGGCGACCTGCTCTCGGCGATGGGCGCGATCGATGCCGGCGTCACGACCCTTCTGGACTGGTCGCACATCCAAGGGTCGCCGGCGCACACCGACGCCGTGGTCCAGGCGCTCAAGGACTCGGGGCTGCGCGCGGTGTTCGCCTACGGGTTCCCCTGGTGGGGGAAGTGGGAGGAGCGGCAGCCGAGCTGGTTCGTGCGTGCGGCGAACGAGCACTTCGCGACGAAGGATCAGCTGCTCTCGCTCGCCCTCGCGGCCCCCGGCCCGGAGTTCACCGACTTCGAGGTCACCCGTGACCACTGGAAGCTCGCCCGGGAGACCGGGGCCCGCATCACGACGCACGTCGGCGTGGGTTCCTACGGGCGCGACGGGAAGGTCCAGGAGTTCGGGGAAGCGGGCCTGCTCGGACCAGACACCACCTACATCCACTGCACGACCCTGAACGACACCGAGCTCCAGATGATCGTCGACAGCGGCGGCACCGTCTCCCTCGCCTCCCCGGTGGAGATGATGATGGGCCATGGCATGCCGCCGATCCAGAAGTTCCTCGACCGGGGTCTGCGCCCGAGCCTGAGCGTCGACGTCGAGACCAACGTGCCGGGCGACATGTTCAACCAGATGCGCTCGGTGCTCGCGCTGCAGCGTGCGATCGCGACGGCTGAGGGCAGCACCGCGCTCACGACCAGGGAGGTGCTGGCCTGCGCCACGATCGAGGGAGCCAAGGCGAACGGGCTCGAGTCGATCACGGGCAGTTTGACCCCGGGGAAGTTCGCCGACGTGATCATGCTGCGCACCGACCGGATCAACGTGACCCCGCTCAACGACCCCGCCACGGCGGTCGTGGCCGGCATGGACACGGGCAACGTCGACACGGTGCTGATCGCCGGCCGGGTGATGAAGCGCCACGGCGAGTTGCTCCACGTCGACTGGCCTTCGCTGAAACGCCTATCTGCAGAATCGAGGGATCACGTGATCGCGAAGTCCGGCTTCAGATCCCCGAGCATCTGA
- a CDS encoding low temperature requirement protein A → MPELIRPAPMREFDEEERTATWLELFFDLCFVAAVAALAQGLHADPTLRGLWHFAALFVPVWWAWMQFTWFATAWDNDDLVHRLGMLTAMLIVIVLAAGIPRVYEGNDRLFVFAYAGMQAVLVLMFARVLPHAGEARGFARAYLTGDAIGGLVMLSSMLVEAPTRYWVWALALLVLMATPVFAVRAFEGQAFDARHVPERYGLFTIIVLGESVIAVAASLGDVRLDGGAIASALLGFAIASAIWWSYFETVSSTSLSRDRMLDSFLWGYGHLFGFAGIAAAAIGVELAIEAGAAGDHGLALATRLMLCGGVAAFLVSLGAVHLAEHGARDRGMAQRAIAILALLVLTAVGRGWPPALMVGTTFVVLVVSVVLDVAEHGGKGLAADHGPDDDRVPPTP, encoded by the coding sequence ATGCCTGAGCTGATCCGTCCCGCGCCGATGCGGGAGTTCGACGAGGAGGAGCGCACGGCCACCTGGCTCGAGCTCTTCTTCGATCTCTGCTTCGTGGCAGCGGTAGCGGCCCTCGCCCAAGGGCTGCACGCCGATCCGACCCTGCGGGGGCTCTGGCACTTCGCGGCGTTGTTCGTGCCCGTGTGGTGGGCGTGGATGCAGTTCACATGGTTCGCGACCGCGTGGGACAACGACGATCTGGTGCACCGGCTCGGGATGCTGACCGCGATGCTGATCGTGATCGTGCTCGCGGCCGGCATCCCGCGGGTCTACGAGGGCAACGACCGACTCTTCGTGTTCGCGTACGCGGGCATGCAAGCGGTCCTGGTGTTGATGTTCGCGAGGGTGCTGCCGCACGCGGGCGAAGCCCGAGGATTCGCGCGCGCGTACCTGACGGGCGACGCGATCGGCGGGCTGGTGATGCTCTCGTCGATGCTCGTGGAGGCGCCGACGAGGTACTGGGTCTGGGCGCTCGCGCTGCTGGTGCTCATGGCGACGCCCGTCTTCGCGGTGCGCGCGTTCGAGGGTCAGGCGTTCGATGCCAGGCACGTACCGGAGCGCTACGGGCTGTTCACGATCATCGTGCTCGGCGAGAGCGTGATCGCCGTCGCCGCGAGCCTCGGCGACGTGCGCCTCGACGGAGGAGCGATCGCTTCGGCCCTCCTGGGCTTCGCGATCGCCTCCGCGATCTGGTGGAGCTATTTCGAGACCGTCTCTTCCACCTCGCTGTCGCGCGATCGGATGCTCGATTCCTTCCTCTGGGGGTACGGACACCTGTTCGGCTTCGCGGGCATCGCCGCGGCCGCGATCGGTGTCGAGCTCGCGATCGAAGCCGGAGCGGCGGGCGATCACGGCCTCGCCCTCGCGACGCGCCTGATGCTCTGCGGCGGAGTGGCGGCATTCCTCGTGTCGCTCGGTGCCGTGCACCTCGCCGAGCACGGCGCCCGCGACCGAGGCATGGCTCAGCGGGCGATCGCCATCCTCGCCCTGCTCGTACTGACGGCGGTCGGCCGGGGCTGGCCGCCCGCCTTGATGGTCGGAACGACGTTCGTCGTGCTAGTCGTGTCCGTCGTGCTCGACGTCGCCGAGCACGGCGGCAAGGGGCTGGCCGCCGACCACGGGCCCGACGACGATCGGGTGCCACCGACGCCGTAG